The genomic DNA GAACGTTCTAGCCCCGTAAGGTTCGGGGCCGTAGCGTGCCGTCATGTTGGTTACCCTCCCGAACGCGCGCCGTGGCGTCCTCGCCCGTGCCCAGCTCGCGCTCGCCATGCTGCTGGCGGGCAGCTCCGTCGTCCTCAGCAAGATCGTCGGCGCGAGCCTCCCGATCTACCTCGCCAATACGCTCATCCTGCTGCCCGCCGTAGGCGTACTGTGGCTCCTTACCTGGCGCCTCGAAGGTCCCGTGCGCGTGCCGCCGGGGGCCTGGCGTCCCCTGTTCCTGCAAGCACTGCTCGGCATCGTCGGCTTCCGGGTCTTCCTCTTCTACGGCGTGCCCCTGACCTCCGCCGCCTCGGCGGGCATCCTGACCAGTAGCGTGCCCGCCGTGACGGCCCTGCTCGCCTGGGCCGTACTGCGCGAACGGCTGACCGTTCGCGCCCTCCTGGGCGTCCTCCTGACCGCCCTCGGCATCCTCGTCCTGACCGTCCCCGGCGCCGGCGCAAGTGAGGGTACGAGACCCCTGCTCGGGGGCGCACTCGTCCTGGGGGCCGTGGTCGGGGAGGCGTCATGGAACGTCCTGAGCCGACTGTCTGGCGCTCGCCTGAAGCCCCTGACAGCCACGGCGCTCGTGACAAGCATCGCCCTCGGGCTGTTCCTCCCACTCGGCCTTCTGGAGGCGACCTCCTTCGACTTCACGCGCCTCACCCCGGGCGACGTGTTCGCCCTCGGATACTACGCTCTCGGGGCAACAGTCTTGGCGTACCTCCTGTGGTTCGCCGGAGTGCGCCATCTGACGGCAGGTACTGCCGCCGTGTACACCGGGTGGCTCCCGGTCAGCGCCGTGGTCCTCTCCGCCCTGCTGCTGCATGAACCGCTGACCCCGTGGCACGCACTCGGCCTCTCGTGCGTCCTATGCGCGACGTTCGTCTTCGC from Deinococcus planocerae includes the following:
- a CDS encoding DMT family transporter, translated to MLVTLPNARRGVLARAQLALAMLLAGSSVVLSKIVGASLPIYLANTLILLPAVGVLWLLTWRLEGPVRVPPGAWRPLFLQALLGIVGFRVFLFYGVPLTSAASAGILTSSVPAVTALLAWAVLRERLTVRALLGVLLTALGILVLTVPGAGASEGTRPLLGGALVLGAVVGEASWNVLSRLSGARLKPLTATALVTSIALGLFLPLGLLEATSFDFTRLTPGDVFALGYYALGATVLAYLLWFAGVRHLTAGTAAVYTGWLPVSAVVLSALLLHEPLTPWHALGLSCVLCATFVFARQGDSHE